The Triticum aestivum cultivar Chinese Spring chromosome 5A, IWGSC CS RefSeq v2.1, whole genome shotgun sequence genomic sequence CTTCAAACATTGATTTCGACTTGAATCCTAGATCTTATAATGATGGTATCAAACACACTACTGCACTGAACTTGCTATTGCGATGGACAATATAATGGTACTGCCCATTTTACAGTACCGCCAGTTTGCCCATATGAGATTTTCTAATCAGTTTCATCGTCCAAATAGTTTTCCCACTGATGGTATTTTACACATCTTCAGGTACCTTAACTGTTCCAAAACCATCACAAAGGGGGAGGAGCATCCTGGTTATAGTAGTAATGAGTAGGTCCATAATAACCAGTTGATCCTTCACTTAGATAGTGAAACAAGGAGAAGGTTACAGTGACATTGAAAATTACAGTGCATTTAGTTTCTTTTCCACAGATCGCAATACCATCGGTAGCCTACAGTAGAAGTAAAATTAACCACCGTGCAGTGTGGAGATGAAGACAACCACGTCCTTATCTTCCAACTCTGCATCAAGGCCTCCACACAACTCCCAGTCGCAGTCATTTATAAGGACAAGAACCCCAGGCCTCCTGCAAGCATAAAGGTTTCAAACCGTGAATCTAATTAAACGGGCTATTACACCGACAAAGCACGCACTGTTCAATAAGAAAAATAACTAAGCAACCTATTCCCAATTTTCCTTAGTgatgatgtactccctccatttctaaatataatcCCTTTtacagatttcaatatgaactatatacgggtgtatatagacgtattttagagtgtagattcactcattttgttccgtatgtagtccatattgaaatctctaaaaagccttatatttaggaacggagggagtaacatgtaACCCCTTTAGCGGTGGTCGAAGTAACCTATATAGCCCTTCCAAAACATTAGCAAGTAAAAATAACTACGCCATCGTTGAAAAAGGTTTCAGTTTTCGTGAATATTAGATTGATAAATAGCTTAGTCATGTTATCAAAAAGTACAGAAAGGACATGATATTTTTCAACTCCATAGAAATGGTTGAAGCTTCTGCCATGAAGTAGTTGAATCAGCgtgtgtttggtttgtgcccaaaaCGACCACCATAGTGTTTTCGTAATGAGCAGGAATTTAACAATTGGTTGGATTTTTGACCTTTTTTTGTGATAGCTATTGCCGATTGAACTTAGGTCACTTCCTACGTATTACCAAACTTGAGCAACCAAAACACTGCAAACCTCCTAAAGAATCAAAACTTCCACCAAATTATGGCTTCGGTGTCAACGGTTTGGCTCCTACAAACTAGAATCACCACATGCAGTGCAAGTTGCGGTTCCAGATATCATGGCTGGTTTAGGCTGTGTTAGGCATTACAGTGGAATACGATAATCTCACTTTCTCAAACAATTTCTATCTATTTCAGATTTTTTTGCTGACAAACATTTCTCTGCTTTCATGGCTATTCTAGTATTCTTCCACAGCAAAGTACTGTATTAATTAAGTTAAGCACAACACTCGTCATCAGCCATAAGCTGAGCCTTAAGAGTCTCCATCTCCACCAATGAAAGTACTCACTAGTTATCGGCATATattcatttccatttctttttTGAAGTACTCACACTAGTTATTAGTTCTCACGGTTTTCTGTTGGATTTCATCTccagcctaccccaacttgcttgggacaaAAGGCTTTGTGCTGCTTCTTGACTCACACTAGTTATTACATAGGCACCAGGCTGAAGTGATCAACTAGAGAAGCTGATAGCACAAATCCTGGACAGCAACAAGGTCTCCAGACACTTCTGCCAAAAGGAAAGGCTCCAGCACCTTTGTGCAACAGTACTAACTGAATCATCATGTCGTCTGCACAAgcaaatgaaaaaagaagaagagaaaccaTACACAGAGTCATCCTTGATGAACATCTCTGGCCGCTCCTTGATCAAATTGGACTTCACCCAAGAGAGCAATCCCTTCATAGTGGCCTACAAAAGTACCAAAATTCGACACAACAATGTAAGGTTATAAGGTACCAAACTGAAAGTACGATAAGCAGTCTCTCCTGAGGCATTTGATCAAGCAGCACCTTGTCTTCACCGTCCCTGGGCTGGACATCCACCTTGTGTACCTTGGTGGATTTCTCTAGGAGAAGCTCCAGACCGCCCCTGAAACATCACATCAACCTCGTAAAAACGACAAATGGCAGACTAATAAACACAAAGAGAAAAGCAATCGAATGAAAGAGAGAAGGATTACCCGAATTCAAGAGTGAGATGCATGGCTGAAGGATCAGAAGCGATGCAGATTGATTAGGTTTTAGAATTTCCTTGTTGGAATCAGGCCAAGAGAAGAGTGAAGATAAAAAGGCGGAAGGGGAGAGGGTTGCGGAAAAGGGCAGCCGGTAGTTAAGTTGTTTGAAGCGTCGGAGGCGTGCAAGATTGCAGGATGTGGTTGGCAGCGGAGAGCGGTGTTGTAGTGGAGGGCttcggcggtggaggaggaggagcgtaTGACGAtgtgtgggcggcggcggcgtgctcgaGTGCCTGTTCGATTTGGGATTAGGGTAGCTTTATTTTTCAAGAGAAATTAGATTATTATCTAGTACAGCGGCGGGTCCAGGATTAAAGCAAAGCCTGGGCCCAATTTTTTCAACATGTAATAACTTTGGCACTTATAACTACCCCAAAACATATCATGACATATAAAAAAAGACCATATGTGATAACATACAAAATAAATCTCAATTGTTCAATAATTCTAGAATTTAACCTCAGTGCTTAACGATCCAACAAAAGAGATAAAACATGATAAAACTGAAACCCCAGGTGTAGACTCTTCCATTGCCGATGACAATGAAAAAtatctcttcatcttctatttttgCAACATGAAATGAATTGACATCAAAATGCTCCAGTTACAAATCAACAATACATATAGCATATAGGCACAGTTGGTTCAAGTTTCTGCTACAACGTGAGATGACTGAATAGTTGGTTCAAGTTTCAATTTAACTTTCTTCATACATAGACAGGGGCTATATATAGATACATGCTCATTGAAAGATTGATTCTTGGAGTCTTGGTTGGTTCGAGTTTCTGCTACAATTCGAATCAGGGGAATAGTCGATTCAAGTTTCAATTAAACACAAAGAAACAGAGCAGGTATTGAAATCTTGAATTGTCTCATAGCTGACAAATCGTAGCATTATATATCTGAGAAAATTACCCTGTCCTTTGGACGGACGGACTGCTGGTTGCGCTGGGAGACGGGGAGTCGAGGAGAGGCCGGAGTAGAGGCTGTAGAGCTGCGGCGGCGTCCGCCTAGAGCAGCACCGGCTGTCCTGAGCAGCGGGGAGGCGGGAGGCGGGGACTGCCGGCTGTCTGGGAACTTgggggcccgggggtggggggaAGTCGAGCGACAGGGGGCGGAGCAGTCCCTGGCAGGAGCGTGGGGGCAGTCGCCGGCAGCCGGCGGCGCGGCGCACTGGCAGGTGTCGCGGTCGCCCTCCCTCCGTCCCTCGCTTGCGGGCCAACTGCTGCTAGGTGCCTAGGTCATTCGTCCGTCGTGAGCTCTCGTGGCTTTTTTTTTCCTGAGAAGTCGTGGGCTCTCGTGGTTGAGTGGGCGCCTGGCTATGTCATGGGCTAATCCGTGGCCCATAAGGAAAAAGGCGCACCAGGGCCTGGGGTGTAGCTCCGGACCGCATCTTTGTCTCGCTTATAGCGAGCGTAAGGAAGCGGTAGCGACTAacttttttttaacatagtacaattGAAATTGCTCACATACACAAGCCCCTACGGACGCACGCACACTCTACCCCGACgagcacctctgagagactgagccgacatagcatcttgagattttatgaagtcaccacaAGCGCCTCGCGGTCGATAGAAACGTCTGCTCCCACTGAACGAACATCGCTGAAAagctgaaataaattcaggaataatacAAGCATCTATGTCAAGTCAAGGACTTAAACCCTAGTGTTGTGGGATACCGTTGTGCTCCTAATCATCCAATCACATGTTAGTTCGCCGGAGCAACTAACTAAGGGGTACCCCTTGCGAGAGCCTCTCGAGGGTCACTTTTAGTGGGTTGAGAGTGCGTCACTTGGCGCGGTCTCAGCCGTCATCACGTGTCGCGTCCTGTGCACTCccttgatttttttgttttttgtatgCATTTTCAGGGTTTACATGGGATTTTTTTCCGGGTTATTTTGGCTTTTCGGTTTTTGTTTGGGTTTTCCTAGGTTTTGAACGAAACAAAGTTCAAAAAATTGCGCGAAAAATATGTTTTTGTCATGGAAGGCACAATTTTTCTTCTCATGACGGCATATATTTGCTTCCTCGAGTTGTGTCTCTCGGAAAGAGAAAAAAAAGTGTTTTTTCATTCTAAAAAGGCACAAATTTGCTTTTCATGGCGACACAGTGTTCCTCCTGTGAAAGGCATAGTTGTGTCTTGGAAAGGGAAAAAcgtattttttttctttcgtgagaggcacatgTTTGCTTCCATGAGTGGCATAATTGTGCCTCACGAAAAAATGAAATAACATGTTTTCTTCTTCCATGAGAGGCATAGATTTGCTTCCGCAAAAGGCGctcaaaaagggaaaaaagaggggggggggatttatgCTTCCGGCTCGGGTTTTTATCTTAGTTTTTTTGTGAAAAAGGTTTGTCAAAACCTATTAACATGTGATCTATTTTTAAAGTTTTCGATGTGGCAAATCCAATTGTGAAAACGGTTCGTGATTTGGACATAAGGTTTaaaagataaaatgttttgaataaatgaATATAGAAAAAAAACTATGATACTGCGACAAGTGGCGATAGTGCGCCACTTGTCATAACCTGAAAGGTGGGAATGACCTTTGCCACGTGTATCCTTTTTTTTGAAGGGAAAGCCTCATGGCACTTTATTCATCTCTTGGCAAGGTTACATCAGATAGTACATGCGATAACAAAAAGTTTGGTGCTTCATCCACCCACTCAAAACTACTACCTTGCTCATAGCTATATCTAGCTAAAAATGTGCCAGATTGTTGGCTTCCCGCGGGCAATGCTGGAAAGAAATCGAAGGAATTCCATATGCTAAATCAAAGCAATCGATCAGAATAGGCGTGTAGGAGCTCCAGATGTCCGACTCACCCTTGAACGCCTCAACGAGCTCCAGGCAATCTGATTCCACAACGACTCTAGAGCAGCCTCGATCAAATAGCA encodes the following:
- the LOC123102471 gene encoding ubiquitin-related modifier 1 homolog, whose protein sequence is MHLTLEFGGGLELLLEKSTKVHKVDVQPRDGEDKATMKGLLSWVKSNLIKERPEMFIKDDSVRPGVLVLINDCDWELCGGLDAELEDKDVVVFISTLHGG